Proteins co-encoded in one Flavobacterium fluviale genomic window:
- a CDS encoding GLPGLI family protein produces the protein MKKIFFYMSLMLVCTQIQAQKDFQGMAVYESKTQAPKFEGMRGNRDITPEMQKNMEERLKKMLEKTFILNFDKSASIYKEEEKLDAPGQQNGMRIMFGSMTGGGGTFYKDVKTKSYTVDKEFMGKEFLVVDSLPKLNWKLEQETKQIGGYNCFKATAVKEPSKTDFRNFRPKKADDKKEDEKKTSGETKTNFADNFEMPKEILVTAWYTPEIPVNQGPENYWGLPGLILEINDGTTTILCSKIVLNAKEKVEIKPSKKGKVVSQKDYDETVVKKMEEFREMNRGRAGGPPPMGR, from the coding sequence ATGAAGAAAATATTTTTTTATATGTCGTTGATGCTTGTATGTACACAAATTCAAGCTCAAAAAGATTTTCAAGGAATGGCTGTTTATGAGTCAAAAACGCAAGCGCCTAAGTTTGAAGGAATGCGCGGTAACAGAGATATAACACCCGAAATGCAAAAAAATATGGAAGAGCGTTTGAAAAAAATGCTCGAGAAAACTTTTATTTTAAATTTCGATAAATCAGCATCCATCTACAAAGAAGAAGAAAAATTAGACGCTCCAGGACAGCAAAATGGTATGCGTATTATGTTTGGTTCCATGACAGGCGGGGGCGGTACTTTCTATAAAGATGTGAAAACAAAGTCTTACACCGTTGACAAAGAGTTTATGGGGAAAGAATTTTTGGTTGTTGATTCATTGCCAAAATTAAACTGGAAATTAGAACAGGAAACCAAACAAATTGGAGGGTACAATTGTTTTAAGGCGACAGCGGTAAAAGAACCTAGCAAGACCGATTTTAGAAATTTCAGACCTAAGAAAGCAGATGATAAAAAAGAGGACGAAAAAAAGACTTCTGGCGAAACAAAAACCAATTTTGCAGACAATTTTGAGATGCCGAAAGAAATTTTGGTAACGGCTTGGTATACACCAGAAATTCCAGTAAATCAAGGTCCTGAAAATTATTGGGGACTTCCAGGTTTAATTTTAGAAATAAATGACGGAACAACTACAATTTTATGTTCGAAAATTGTTTTGAATGCCAAAGAGAAAGTGGAAATAAAACCGTCTAAAAAAGGAAAAGTAGTTTCGCAAAAAGATTACGATGAAACGGTTGTAAAAAAAATGGAAGAATTTAGGGAAATGAACCGCGGCCGTGCAGGCGGACCACCTCCAATGGGAAGATAA
- a CDS encoding sodium-translocating pyrophosphatase gives MNAFMIYLPIVMAVLGLLFMGIKRTWVLKQDAGDGKMKEISDYIYEGALAFLKAEYKLLTIFVIIASLALAGITFIPGVKTHLLIVIAFIFGALFSAYAGNIGMKIATKTNVRTTQAARTSLPQALKVSFGGGTVMGLGVAGLAVLGLTAFFIIFFNLFSDGVWKDTETMTVVLETLAGFSLGAESIALFARVGGGIYTKAADVGADLVGKVEAGIPEDDPRNPATIADNVGDNVGDVAGMGADLFGSYVATVLAAMVLGNYVIKDMGGSINDAFGGIGPILLPMAIAGFGIIFSIIGTLLVKISDDNAKEAQVQKALNIGNWVSIALTAVACFFLVQYMLPETMQMSFFGEGSKAISSLRVFYATLVGLIVGGAISSVTEYYTGLGTKPVLAIVQKSSTGAGTNVIAGLATGMISTFPTVLLFAGAIWISYALAGFYGVALAASAMMATTAMQLAIDAFGPISDNAGGIAEMSELPKEVRTRTDILDSVGNTTAATGKGFAIASAALTSLALFAAYVTFTGIDGINIFKAPVLAMLFVGGMIPVVFSALAMNSVGKAAMDMVYEVRRQFKEIPGIMEGTGKPEYGKCVEISTKAALREMMLPGILTIGFPIIIVLIGKLVYGDNNQLIAEMLGGYMAGVTVSGVLWAVFQNNAGGAWDNAKKSFEAGVMINGEMTYKGSDAHKAAVTGDTVGDPFKDTSGPSMNILIKLTCLIGLVIAPILGEGNPPSDIAANASCCSKTEMHAGISKCGDISGMTKEECVKMCKEKGCSPEETAKCLAHFDTTGKYQKTDCFDTSKYEKKSVRVEVKNINGKTTGTVTKTENGKTTTEAYEGTEEEVQAKINAAQ, from the coding sequence ATGAATGCATTTATGATTTATCTGCCAATTGTGATGGCAGTTTTAGGATTACTTTTCATGGGAATAAAAAGGACTTGGGTTTTAAAACAAGATGCTGGTGATGGCAAGATGAAAGAGATTTCAGATTACATCTACGAAGGAGCCTTAGCCTTTCTAAAAGCCGAATATAAATTATTAACCATATTTGTAATTATTGCCAGTTTAGCCTTGGCAGGAATTACTTTTATTCCGGGTGTAAAAACACATTTATTAATCGTAATTGCATTTATTTTTGGAGCATTATTTTCGGCTTATGCTGGAAATATTGGAATGAAAATAGCAACCAAAACAAACGTTAGAACAACTCAGGCTGCGCGAACAAGCCTTCCTCAAGCCTTAAAAGTATCTTTTGGCGGCGGAACTGTAATGGGGTTAGGAGTTGCAGGTTTAGCCGTTTTAGGGTTAACAGCCTTCTTTATCATTTTCTTTAATCTTTTTTCTGACGGAGTTTGGAAAGATACCGAAACAATGACTGTTGTTTTAGAGACATTAGCTGGATTTTCACTTGGTGCCGAATCAATCGCTTTGTTTGCCAGAGTTGGAGGCGGAATCTACACAAAAGCTGCCGATGTTGGTGCCGATTTAGTTGGTAAAGTTGAAGCCGGAATTCCAGAAGATGATCCTCGTAATCCTGCAACAATCGCAGATAATGTTGGAGATAATGTTGGAGACGTTGCCGGAATGGGAGCCGATTTGTTTGGTTCGTATGTGGCAACCGTTTTGGCCGCAATGGTGCTTGGAAATTATGTGATTAAAGATATGGGCGGAAGTATCAATGATGCTTTTGGCGGCATTGGTCCAATTTTACTTCCAATGGCAATTGCTGGTTTCGGAATTATATTCTCAATTATTGGGACACTTTTAGTCAAAATTTCAGATGATAATGCAAAAGAAGCGCAAGTACAGAAAGCATTAAATATAGGAAACTGGGTTTCGATTGCTTTAACGGCTGTTGCGTGTTTCTTTTTAGTACAATACATGCTTCCAGAAACGATGCAGATGAGTTTTTTTGGTGAAGGATCAAAAGCTATTTCTTCATTAAGAGTTTTCTATGCTACTTTGGTAGGATTAATTGTTGGCGGTGCTATTTCGTCAGTAACAGAATATTATACGGGATTGGGAACAAAACCAGTATTGGCAATTGTTCAAAAATCATCTACAGGAGCGGGAACAAACGTAATTGCTGGTTTGGCAACTGGAATGATTTCTACTTTTCCAACCGTATTATTGTTCGCTGGAGCCATCTGGATTTCGTATGCTTTGGCAGGATTTTATGGAGTAGCTTTGGCAGCATCAGCAATGATGGCAACAACAGCAATGCAATTAGCAATTGATGCTTTCGGACCAATTTCTGATAACGCTGGAGGAATTGCAGAAATGAGCGAATTACCAAAAGAAGTTCGTACGAGAACGGATATTTTAGATTCTGTTGGAAACACAACCGCAGCAACAGGAAAAGGTTTTGCAATTGCATCTGCAGCTTTAACTTCACTAGCATTATTTGCAGCTTATGTAACTTTTACAGGAATTGACGGAATTAATATTTTTAAAGCACCAGTTTTAGCAATGTTATTTGTCGGAGGCATGATTCCAGTGGTTTTCTCGGCTTTGGCGATGAATTCTGTTGGAAAAGCAGCGATGGATATGGTTTACGAAGTACGCCGTCAGTTCAAGGAAATTCCTGGAATTATGGAAGGAACTGGAAAACCAGAGTACGGAAAATGTGTTGAGATTTCTACAAAAGCGGCTTTACGCGAAATGATGCTTCCCGGGATTTTGACAATTGGTTTTCCAATTATAATTGTTTTGATTGGTAAATTAGTTTATGGAGATAATAATCAGTTGATAGCAGAAATGTTAGGAGGATATATGGCAGGGGTTACGGTTTCTGGAGTTCTTTGGGCAGTTTTCCAAAACAATGCTGGAGGAGCTTGGGATAATGCTAAAAAATCTTTTGAAGCAGGAGTTATGATTAATGGAGAAATGACATATAAAGGCTCTGATGCACATAAAGCTGCAGTTACTGGAGATACAGTTGGAGATCCATTTAAAGATACTTCTGGGCCATCTATGAATATTTTAATTAAATTGACCTGTCTAATCGGATTGGTAATTGCACCAATTTTGGGAGAAGGAAATCCTCCATCCGATATAGCCGCTAATGCTTCTTGTTGTTCAAAAACCGAAATGCACGCGGGAATTTCTAAATGCGGAGATATATCAGGAATGACAAAAGAAGAATGTGTGAAAATGTGCAAAGAAAAAGGCTGTTCTCCAGAAGAAACAGCAAAATGCCTGGCACATTTCGATACAACTGGAAAATATCAAAAAACAGATTGTTTTGATACAAGTAAATACGAAAAGAAATCGGTTCGCGTGGAGGTTAAAAATATAAACGGAAAAACGACTGGAACTGTTACTAAAACAGAAAACGGCAAAACAACTACAGAAGCTTACGAAGGGACCGAAGAAGAAGTACAGGCAAAAATTAACGCTGCGCAATAA
- a CDS encoding pyruvate dehydrogenase complex E1 component subunit beta, which translates to MRTIQFREAICEAMSEEMRHDESIYLMGEEVAEYNGAYKASKGMLAEFGEKRVIDTPIAELGFTGIAVGSAMNGNRPIVEYMTFNFCLVGIDQIINNAAKMRQMTGGQFNVPIVFRGPTASAGQLGATHSQALENWFANTPGLKVVVPSTPYDAKGLLKSAIRDNDPVIFMESEQMYGDKGEVPDGEYTIPLGVADVKREGTDVTIVSFGKIIKEAFIAADELAKEGISCEIIDLRTVRPMDKDAILKSVKKTNRLVILEEAWPFASISSEITYIVQEQAFDFLDAPIQRITTADTPAPYSPVLLKDWLPNAGDVVKAVKKVLYK; encoded by the coding sequence ATGAGAACAATACAATTTAGAGAGGCCATTTGCGAAGCGATGAGTGAAGAAATGCGTCACGATGAATCCATATATTTAATGGGCGAAGAAGTTGCAGAATACAACGGAGCATACAAAGCTTCAAAAGGAATGCTTGCGGAGTTTGGCGAAAAAAGAGTTATTGATACTCCAATTGCTGAGCTTGGTTTTACAGGAATTGCAGTAGGTTCTGCAATGAATGGAAATCGTCCTATTGTAGAATATATGACATTCAACTTCTGTTTAGTTGGTATTGATCAAATCATTAATAACGCTGCTAAAATGCGTCAAATGACTGGTGGACAATTTAATGTGCCAATCGTTTTCCGCGGGCCAACAGCTTCTGCTGGTCAATTAGGAGCTACTCACTCTCAAGCTTTAGAAAACTGGTTTGCTAATACTCCAGGTCTTAAAGTTGTTGTTCCTTCAACTCCTTACGATGCAAAAGGACTTTTGAAATCTGCAATTCGCGATAATGATCCAGTTATTTTCATGGAATCTGAGCAAATGTATGGTGACAAAGGTGAAGTGCCAGACGGAGAATACACTATTCCATTAGGAGTTGCTGATGTTAAACGTGAAGGAACAGATGTAACTATCGTTTCTTTCGGAAAAATTATCAAAGAAGCTTTTATTGCTGCTGATGAATTAGCTAAAGAAGGAATCTCTTGTGAAATTATCGATTTAAGAACAGTTCGTCCTATGGATAAAGATGCAATTCTTAAGTCTGTTAAAAAAACAAACCGTTTAGTAATTCTTGAAGAAGCTTGGCCATTTGCAAGTATTTCTTCTGAAATCACATATATCGTTCAAGAGCAGGCTTTTGACTTTCTTGATGCGCCAATTCAACGAATTACAACTGCAGATACTCCTGCACCTTACTCTCCAGTACTTTTAAAAGACTGGCTGCCAAACGCAGGTGATGTAGTAAAAGCAGTTAAAAAAGTATTGTACAAATAA
- a CDS encoding DUF5686 family protein, with product MKRIILLSLFFVFAFATIATAQTKVSGIVLDKSNQPIPFANVVFKGSNTGIVSNEDGRFYLESPNTYTALLVTSAGFSDKEVPLEKAVNYNFKIVLGEAEALNEVVIFTGKTSKKNNPALDILRKIWERKRKNGLYQFNQYQMQKYEKVEFDMNTIDSAFMKNKLFKGMEFIFNHVDTSDVTGKTYLPIFINESVYDVYGDNKLKKVKENLTGNKMSGFNGNQQILSFVKDLYSDYNIYDNHLKFFDKSFTSPLSRTGIDVYNYVLKDSAYIDKKWCYNIVFYPRRKNELTFKGDFWVNDSTFAIKKINMGVTKSANINWVKDIYIEQEFEVENDSVFLLTRDYMMSDFALNKKEKSKGVYGKRTTLYRNHKFNIQKPEKFYKEEVNFIDNAVYERPPEFWEENRFEKLNKDEAGVYKMLDTLQTVKRFKQLYNLVSILGSGYIEFKNFDYGPIYSTFGYNEVEGLRLRVGGRTYFGPNDPWRIQAYTAYGFDDNKFKYGLSGKWMVDKKNRVIISGGNRRDIEQIGASLTTTNDVLGRSFASSALFTTGSNGKLTNINLSNVSVEMEAKKNFIVSAGFSYRTLESASKTFSLDYYTTLPTAANPVGVVKSDVKQTEANIQFEYMPNRKTIGYGVERDLVDSPFSHFFVNFSYGLKGVMDSDFAYEKIQIFYKQPIIIGPLGRSNIIVETGKTFGTIPLGLMSVIPGNQTYFTIENTFSNLNFYEFVTDQYTTLQWNHDFGGRLFARIPFMRKLNWREFIGVRAVHGTISDANRAINASGLPYNAPEKVYWEYNAGIGNIFKVFRLDFSWRGNYLDMPDAHKFAIKGSFGFYF from the coding sequence ATGAAAAGAATAATTTTACTCAGCCTATTTTTTGTATTCGCATTTGCGACTATTGCTACTGCACAAACGAAAGTGAGTGGAATTGTTTTGGACAAATCTAATCAGCCGATACCTTTTGCAAATGTTGTTTTTAAAGGTTCAAATACTGGAATCGTTTCTAATGAAGATGGTCGTTTTTATTTGGAATCGCCAAATACCTATACTGCATTATTAGTTACTTCGGCAGGATTTTCAGATAAAGAAGTCCCTTTGGAAAAAGCAGTAAATTATAATTTCAAAATTGTTTTAGGCGAAGCCGAAGCCTTAAACGAAGTTGTAATATTTACAGGAAAAACATCCAAGAAAAACAATCCGGCATTAGATATTTTGAGGAAAATATGGGAAAGAAAACGTAAAAACGGACTTTACCAATTCAATCAATATCAAATGCAGAAGTATGAAAAAGTAGAATTTGACATGAATACTATCGATAGTGCTTTCATGAAAAACAAACTTTTCAAGGGAATGGAGTTTATCTTTAATCATGTTGATACTTCGGATGTTACTGGAAAAACTTATCTGCCCATTTTCATCAACGAATCTGTTTATGATGTTTACGGGGATAATAAACTAAAGAAAGTAAAAGAAAACCTAACCGGAAATAAAATGTCTGGTTTTAATGGAAATCAGCAGATTTTATCATTTGTAAAAGACCTTTATTCCGATTATAATATTTACGATAATCACCTTAAATTTTTTGATAAAAGCTTCACAAGTCCGCTTTCGAGAACGGGAATTGATGTTTATAATTATGTGTTAAAAGACAGTGCGTATATTGATAAAAAATGGTGTTACAATATTGTTTTCTATCCAAGACGTAAAAACGAATTGACCTTTAAAGGTGATTTTTGGGTAAACGATTCTACTTTTGCAATCAAAAAAATCAATATGGGCGTAACTAAAAGCGCCAATATTAACTGGGTAAAAGATATTTATATCGAGCAGGAGTTTGAAGTAGAAAACGATTCGGTTTTCCTTTTGACCCGTGATTATATGATGTCTGATTTTGCTTTGAACAAGAAAGAAAAATCAAAAGGAGTTTATGGAAAACGAACGACATTATATCGTAATCATAAATTCAATATTCAGAAACCAGAGAAATTCTATAAAGAAGAAGTCAATTTTATAGACAATGCCGTCTATGAACGACCGCCTGAATTCTGGGAAGAAAATCGTTTTGAGAAATTAAATAAAGATGAAGCGGGCGTGTATAAAATGCTCGATACATTGCAAACGGTCAAGCGATTTAAGCAGTTGTATAATCTCGTCTCCATTTTAGGAAGCGGTTACATTGAATTTAAGAATTTCGATTACGGACCTATTTATTCGACCTTTGGTTATAATGAAGTTGAAGGTTTAAGATTAAGGGTAGGCGGAAGAACTTATTTTGGTCCAAATGACCCTTGGCGTATTCAAGCTTACACAGCATATGGATTTGATGATAATAAATTCAAATACGGACTTTCAGGAAAATGGATGGTAGATAAGAAAAACCGAGTTATTATTTCTGGAGGAAACAGGCGCGACATCGAGCAAATTGGAGCAAGTTTAACTACTACGAATGATGTTTTAGGACGAAGTTTCGCATCTTCTGCCTTATTTACAACTGGAAGTAACGGAAAGTTGACCAATATCAATCTGAGCAATGTTTCTGTTGAAATGGAGGCCAAGAAGAACTTTATTGTTTCGGCGGGATTTTCGTACCGAACATTAGAATCGGCTTCGAAAACTTTTAGTTTAGATTATTACACGACATTGCCAACTGCAGCAAATCCGGTGGGAGTTGTAAAAAGCGATGTAAAACAAACAGAAGCAAATATTCAGTTTGAATATATGCCCAACCGAAAAACGATTGGTTACGGTGTAGAGAGAGATTTAGTAGACAGCCCTTTCAGTCATTTCTTTGTAAACTTTAGTTACGGTCTTAAAGGAGTTATGGATAGTGATTTTGCTTACGAAAAAATACAGATTTTTTATAAACAGCCTATTATAATCGGACCATTAGGAAGATCAAATATTATAGTAGAAACTGGAAAAACCTTTGGAACAATTCCGTTAGGATTGATGAGTGTAATTCCAGGTAACCAAACTTATTTTACGATCGAAAATACGTTTAGTAATTTGAATTTCTACGAGTTTGTTACAGATCAATACACAACTTTGCAATGGAATCATGATTTTGGTGGAAGATTATTTGCCAGAATTCCATTTATGAGAAAATTAAACTGGAGAGAATTTATAGGAGTAAGAGCTGTTCATGGAACGATTTCTGATGCTAATCGCGCCATTAATGCTTCTGGATTACCTTATAATGCTCCTGAAAAAGTATACTGGGAATACAACGCCGGAATTGGAAATATCTTTAAAGTTTTCAGACTTGATTTTTCGTGGAGAGGAAACTATTTAGATATGCCAGACGCCCACAAATTTGCTATAAAAGGATCTTTCGGATTCTATTTTTAA
- a CDS encoding DNA-3-methyladenine glycosylase family protein, which yields MQEAIDFLINKNPIFREIIEKYGLPAIPKRPQGFETLVLLILEQQVSIDSAKAAFLKIKACTTCNPETMAVLPDQEYRNLGVSRQKTKYIKILAEAILNKELDVESLASKSAKQVREELIKLKGIGNWTIDIYLMFCLQESDLIPLGDIAVVNTIKELLNIHDKQEMEIHAEQWSPYRSYATYLLWHYYLNKRNRKITY from the coding sequence ATGCAGGAAGCCATCGATTTTCTAATCAATAAAAATCCAATATTTCGAGAGATAATCGAGAAGTATGGACTTCCGGCAATTCCGAAACGACCGCAGGGATTTGAGACTTTGGTTTTATTAATACTTGAACAGCAGGTTTCTATAGATTCGGCGAAAGCCGCATTCTTAAAAATTAAAGCATGTACTACTTGCAATCCAGAAACTATGGCTGTTCTTCCCGATCAAGAATATCGAAATCTTGGTGTCAGCCGTCAGAAAACAAAATACATTAAGATTTTAGCGGAAGCAATTTTAAATAAAGAACTAGACGTTGAAAGTCTGGCTTCAAAATCGGCAAAGCAAGTCCGCGAAGAACTTATAAAACTGAAAGGCATTGGCAACTGGACGATAGATATTTATTTAATGTTTTGTCTGCAAGAGTCAGATTTGATCCCGTTAGGAGATATTGCAGTCGTAAATACGATAAAAGAATTGCTGAATATTCACGACAAACAGGAAATGGAAATCCATGCCGAACAATGGAGTCCGTATCGATCTTATGCGACCTATTTGCTCTGGCATTACTACTTAAATAAGCGAAACAGAAAAATTACCTATTAA
- a CDS encoding deoxynucleoside kinase — translation MHIAIAGNIGAGKTTLTKLLAKHFKWEPHYEDVVDNPYLDDFYHQMERWSFNLQIYFLNSRFRQVQQIRESGKKIIQDRTIYEDAYIFAPNLYSMGLMTSRDFENYTSLFELMESLVKPPDLLIYLRSSIPNLVGQIHKRGREYENSISIDYLSRLNERYEAWIQTYTKGKLLIIDVDNINFVDNPEDLGNIINRIDAELNGLF, via the coding sequence ATGCACATAGCAATAGCAGGAAACATAGGCGCAGGAAAAACTACCCTGACCAAATTATTAGCGAAACATTTTAAATGGGAACCACATTATGAAGATGTGGTTGACAATCCTTATTTAGATGATTTTTACCATCAAATGGAGCGCTGGTCATTTAACCTTCAGATTTATTTCTTGAACAGCCGTTTTCGCCAGGTGCAGCAAATCCGCGAAAGCGGTAAAAAAATCATTCAGGACAGAACGATTTATGAAGATGCTTATATTTTTGCTCCCAATTTATATTCGATGGGATTAATGACAAGCCGCGATTTTGAAAATTATACTTCTTTGTTTGAATTAATGGAATCTTTGGTAAAACCACCAGATTTACTAATTTATTTAAGAAGTTCTATTCCTAATCTAGTTGGGCAGATTCACAAACGCGGACGTGAGTACGAAAACTCAATTTCTATCGATTACTTAAGCCGTTTGAACGAAAGATATGAAGCTTGGATTCAGACCTATACAAAAGGAAAACTATTAATTATTGATGTTGACAATATCAATTTTGTGGACAATCCAGAAGACTTAGGTAACATCATTAATAGAATTGATGCCGAATTAAACGGATTGTTTTAA
- a CDS encoding inorganic diphosphatase, giving the protein MTADKLTTFDVLIEIPRGSRNKYEYDFEIKRMRFDRMLFSSMMYPADYGFIPETLALDGDPLDVLVLVNEPTFPGCVMEVKPIGVFHMADDKGPDEKIICVPVSDPIWNSLTDLSDINPHLVKEIEHFFQVYKDLENKKVDVEGWGDVNEAFEIIAECTKRFNDIENKPEGLFSIK; this is encoded by the coding sequence ATGACCGCAGACAAATTAACGACTTTCGATGTATTAATCGAAATACCAAGAGGAAGCAGAAATAAATACGAGTACGATTTTGAAATTAAAAGAATGCGTTTCGACAGAATGTTATTCTCTTCAATGATGTACCCAGCAGATTACGGATTTATTCCAGAAACTTTAGCTTTAGACGGTGATCCTCTTGATGTATTGGTTTTAGTAAACGAACCAACTTTTCCTGGATGTGTTATGGAAGTTAAGCCAATTGGTGTTTTCCACATGGCAGATGATAAAGGACCAGATGAAAAAATTATTTGTGTACCAGTTTCAGATCCAATCTGGAATTCATTAACAGATTTATCAGATATCAACCCTCACTTAGTTAAAGAAATTGAGCACTTCTTCCAAGTTTACAAAGATCTTGAAAACAAGAAAGTAGATGTTGAAGGTTGGGGAGATGTGAACGAAGCATTTGAAATTATTGCTGAGTGTACAAAACGTTTTAACGATATTGAAAATAAACCAGAGGGATTATTTAGTATTAAATAA
- a CDS encoding electron transfer flavoprotein subunit beta/FixA family protein encodes MKILVCISHVPDTTSKINFTNGDSEFDTAGVQYVINPNDEFGLTRAIWFQEQQGANVTVVNVGGPDTEPTLRKALAIGANEAIRVNATPTDGFFVAKQLAEVIKNGGYDLVIAGKESLDYNGGMVPGMIAGILGSNFLNSCTALTVDGNNVKAVREIDGGKETVSTTLPLIIGGQKGLVEEKDLRIPNMRGIMTARTKALTILEPVDAPANTKAVKFEKPAPKSAVKLISPDNLDELINLLHNEAKVI; translated from the coding sequence ATGAAAATACTAGTTTGCATCAGCCATGTGCCTGATACTACTTCAAAAATTAACTTTACTAACGGCGATTCAGAATTTGATACAGCCGGTGTACAATATGTGATAAACCCTAACGACGAATTTGGACTTACACGTGCAATCTGGTTTCAAGAACAACAAGGTGCAAATGTAACTGTAGTAAATGTCGGAGGTCCTGATACTGAACCAACTTTACGTAAAGCTTTGGCAATTGGTGCAAATGAAGCTATTCGTGTAAATGCAACCCCAACTGATGGTTTTTTTGTTGCTAAACAATTGGCAGAAGTAATTAAAAACGGAGGTTACGATCTTGTAATTGCAGGAAAAGAATCTCTTGATTATAATGGCGGAATGGTTCCTGGAATGATCGCTGGAATTTTAGGTTCTAACTTTTTAAACTCTTGTACAGCTTTAACTGTTGATGGAAACAATGTAAAAGCGGTTCGTGAAATCGATGGTGGTAAAGAAACAGTAAGCACTACTCTACCTCTAATTATTGGAGGTCAAAAAGGTCTTGTTGAAGAAAAAGATTTGCGTATTCCGAACATGAGAGGAATTATGACAGCAAGAACTAAAGCTTTAACTATTTTAGAACCAGTTGATGCTCCAGCAAATACTAAAGCGGTGAAATTTGAAAAACCAGCTCCAAAATCAGCAGTAAAATTAATTTCTCCTGATAATTTAGATGAGTTAATCAATTTATTACACAACGAAGCGAAGGTAATCTAG